One window from the genome of Caloenas nicobarica isolate bCalNic1 chromosome 21, bCalNic1.hap1, whole genome shotgun sequence encodes:
- the BAK1 gene encoding bcl-2 homologous antagonist/killer isoform X2 has protein sequence MASGNNGDPPRAPGRRGSDGRRASAGRRGSDGRRLSQELNSENQVAEETELVFRSYALYRYQQEVQERGEEVPVDPEITEVEQEPDSTGRQVGMRLAIIGDDINQRYDAEFREMLKSLQPTKDNAYEYFTRIASSLFESGINWGRVVALLGFGYRMAIHVYQQGIRGFLCRIARYIVDFMLQNRIAQWIAQQGGWVAALNLDNVYVKYMLMALALVVVGNIVVRRFFRP, from the exons ATGGCCTCAGGGAACAACGGGGACCCACCGAGGGCCCCCGGACGCCGGGGAAGCGATGGGCGCCGGGCAAGCGCTGGACGCCGGGGAAGCGATGGGCGCCGGCTGTCGCAAGAGCTCAACTCAG AAAACCAGGTGGCGGAGGAGACGGAGCTCGTGTTTCGGAGCTACGCCCTATACCGCTACCAGCAGGAGGTacaggagagaggggaagaagTGCCCGTGGACCCAGAGATCACAGAGGTGGAGCAGGAGCCAGACAG cactgggaggcaGGTGGGGATGCGCCTGGCCATCATCGGGGACGACATCAACCAGCGGTACGACGCGGAGTTCCGCGAGATGCTCAAGTCCCTGCAGCCCACCAAGGACAATGCCTACGAGTACTTCACCAGGATCGCGTCCAG CTTGTTCGAGAGTGGCATCAACTGGGGCCGGGTGGTTGCACTGCTGGGCTTTGGCTACCGCATGGCCATCCACGTCTACCAGCAGGGCATCCGGGGCTTCCTCTGCCGAATCGCCCGCTACATCGTGGACTTCATGCTGCAGAACCGCATCGCGCAGTGGATCGCCCAGCAGGGAGGATGG GTGGCTGCACTCAATCTGGACAATGTTTACGTGAAGTACATGCTGATGGCGTTGGCCCTGGTCGTGGTGGGGAACATAGTGGTACGACGCTTCTTCAGGCCCTGA
- the BAK1 gene encoding bcl-2 homologous antagonist/killer isoform X1, translating into MASGNNGDPPRAPGRRGSDGRRASAGRRGSDGRRLSQELNSENQVAEETELVFRSYALYRYQQEVQERGEEVPVDPEITEVEQEPDSTGRQVGMRLAIIGDDINQRYDAEFREMLKSLQPTKDNAYEYFTRIASSLRRLTHRKQLVREWHQLGPGGCTAGLWLPHGHPRLPAGHPGLPLPNRPLHRGLHAAEPHRAVDRPAGRMGGCTQSGQCLREVHADGVGPGRGGEHSGTTLLQALTVVGAEPGGSGQALSQISALH; encoded by the exons ATGGCCTCAGGGAACAACGGGGACCCACCGAGGGCCCCCGGACGCCGGGGAAGCGATGGGCGCCGGGCAAGCGCTGGACGCCGGGGAAGCGATGGGCGCCGGCTGTCGCAAGAGCTCAACTCAG AAAACCAGGTGGCGGAGGAGACGGAGCTCGTGTTTCGGAGCTACGCCCTATACCGCTACCAGCAGGAGGTacaggagagaggggaagaagTGCCCGTGGACCCAGAGATCACAGAGGTGGAGCAGGAGCCAGACAG cactgggaggcaGGTGGGGATGCGCCTGGCCATCATCGGGGACGACATCAACCAGCGGTACGACGCGGAGTTCCGCGAGATGCTCAAGTCCCTGCAGCCCACCAAGGACAATGCCTACGAGTACTTCACCAGGATCGCGTCCAG CCTGAGGCGGTTAACGCACCGCAAGCAG CTTGTTCGAGAGTGGCATCAACTGGGGCCGGGTGGTTGCACTGCTGGGCTTTGGCTACCGCATGGCCATCCACGTCTACCAGCAGGGCATCCGGGGCTTCCTCTGCCGAATCGCCCGCTACATCGTGGACTTCATGCTGCAGAACCGCATCGCGCAGTGGATCGCCCAGCAGGGAGGATGG GTGGCTGCACTCAATCTGGACAATGTTTACGTGAAGTACATGCTGATGGCGTTGGCCCTGGTCGTGGTGGGGAACATAGTGGTACGACGCTTCTTCAGGCCCTGACTGTGGTGGGGGCAGAGCCTGGGGGGTCCGGCCAAGCTCTCTCTCAAATCTCTGCTCTGCATTGA
- the LOC135997242 gene encoding uncharacterized protein LOC135997242 has product MGVIPCCSSGSSPGQRSPGLPYPVAVPARTAQNQPRCSRPGPANSDGLLQDLSADGKDVTGSASPELMFPMDFDTEWEKEQLLKADEVAGSSKAELSSWNRLFNVNRLRGSSHKYHAPGSLMERESKEEPLSGAAKPCAVVLAERQSRRNPVAALGEAGNGWEQVEQEPLEKAEVQVPGGVGSSPGGIPLQPPRRGDQRLLSTPHAGLSQA; this is encoded by the exons ATGGGAGTGATTCCCTGCTGCAGTTCAGGCAGCTCTCCAGGACAGAGATCCCCAGGACTCCCGTACCCCGTGGCCGTCCCTGCACGGACAGCGCAGAACCAGCCCCGCTGCTCCCGGCCTGGACCGGCGAACAG CGATGGGCTCCTTCAGGATCTGAGTGCTGATGGCAAAGATGTTACCGGCAGTGCAAGCCCTGAGCTAATGTTTCCTATGGATTTTGATACTGAATGggagaaagagcagctcctGAAAG CAGATGAGGTTGCGGGATCCTCAAAAGCAGAGCTGTCCTCATGGAACAGGCTCTTCAATGTGAACAGACTTCGAGGGAGTTCACACAAG taTCATGCCCCAGGAAGCCTGATGGAGCGGGAAAGCAAAGAGGAGCCTCTCTCGGGTGCAGCAAAGCCCTGTGCTGTGGTCCTGGCCGAGAG ACAGAGCAGGAGAAACCCAGTGGCTGCCTTGGGAGAAGCTGGGAATGGCTGGGAGCAGGTGGAGCAGGAAcccctggagaaggctgag gTCCAGGTCCCCGGAGGGGTGGGGAGCAGCCCCGGAGGgatccccctgcagccccccaggagGGGAGATCAGCGCCTCCTCTCCACTCCCCACGCTGGCCTCAGCCAGGCTTAG